One part of the Sciurus carolinensis chromosome 4, mSciCar1.2, whole genome shotgun sequence genome encodes these proteins:
- the Crebl2 gene encoding cAMP-responsive element-binding protein-like 2: MDDSKVVGGKVKKPGKRGRKPAKIDLKAKLERSRQSARECRARKKLRYQYLEELVSSRERAICALREELEMYKQWCMAMDQGKIPSEIKALLTGEEQNKSQQNSSRHTKAGKTDTNSNSW, from the exons GTGGTCGGAGGCAAAGTAAAGAAGCCTGGTAAACGTGGTCGGAAGCCAGCCAAAATAGACTTGAAAGCAAAACTTGAGAGGAGCCGGCAGAGCGCAAGGGAATGCCGGGCCAGAAAAAAGCTGAGATATCAGTATTTGGAAGAGTTAGTATCCAGTCGAGAAAGAGCTATATGTGCCCTCCGAGAGGAACTGGAAATG tacAAGCAGTGGTGCATGGCAATGGACCAAGGAAAAATCCCTTCTGAAATAAAGGCCCTACTCACTGGAGAAGAGCAGAACAAATCTCAGCAGAACTCAAGCAGACACACCAAAGCTGGGAAGACAGATACTAATAGCAATTCCT